The genomic segment AATGAAGTGGGATTGAAATACTTTTAGGGGAATTTGTTAAATAGAAAGTCACACTTCCATTTAAGTATATGTATCTTTTTTCAGGATTATGTCATAGTGCAATGTAAATCTTAGTTATGGTATTTAGAATGTCAGAATGTCACACTTTGTGCTGATTTGCATACTTCAATAGTCTGGAGCAGTTGAAGCAGCTAAACTATTTAGCTCTGGGAAGGTTGGAATTCCCGTAAGAATTATAGTGATCTATGTGTAACATAACATGAGAATCAGACTTCTTGAAGTATCAACTACTAGAGGTATTACTAGTAACAACGGgccaaaaaagaggaaaaacttcttCAAAGGATAATGGATCAGTACTTTTAGCcaatttgtgattttaaattttgccTGATGGAGTTCAATTTCACTCTAGTCGAGGCATTCTTGTTCTTCACCACTGGCCTTTCTGCCatccattctcttttctttatggcTGTTGCAAATTTTCCTCATCTCTTCTTCATACTTGATAAAATTCTCCCCAAACCTTGTCCAAGCTTTGAATGGAACAGTAATAGTATTACGGTAAGGTGGTCTCACCTCACTTACCTTCAGGAAAATTCCATATTTATTAGAGCCCACATCAAAGTAGAACCTTTTATTGTCCACTCTGAAAGAAGTCCCCTCTGGGAGTTCTAGTGGGTCATCGTCTCCACCTCTTCGTTCTTCTATGTCTccttcgccatagtcttcaatcaGCTGAACCAGGGCATCACGAAACTCAATCATTCCTTGTGCTGGGAGGACAATAGTCTGTTCTTGGCCCAAACTGTGGCCAAAATAACCTATCATGCCAGTCCCCCGCATCATGGTTTGTCTAATCCGTAGGAAGCGACCCCGCTGATTTTCCTTTAGGTCTAGGTAATATTTCCTATTGTCCCTCTCGATATAGTCTGTTTTCAGGACACTGTGAGGATGCTCTTCGGACCCCACGGAGACTGGTGGGGAGGGTGCCGAGTGCTTCTGTCTCCTCCTGGAGCCTTGCTCTTTGCTGTGGCCATGCTCTTGCCGGTGGCCTTTCAGGCCCAGGTGGGCATAGTGCTCGATGAAGTCCCCTAGACAGTCCTTCAGCTCCGCTGCCACAGACAGGGAGAGGGTCAGTTTACTCTTTCTGATGTTGTCCTGCCGGCCTCTCCCTATCCAGACTTCGGCTATCTTTAGGAAGCGACCCCGGGAGCTTTGCTTCACGTCTAGGTAAAATCTCTTTTTCTGGATGTCCACTCGTTTGGAGGCCAGCTCCTGGATTTCGGCTGCGCCCCCGGCCTGATTAGGGGTGGCTGAGGCCGCGTAGTGGGGGTAGTGGGAGTGCTGGGCCTGGGGGTAGAGTCTACTCTTGCTTAGGCCAGAGCCCCCTACATTCTTGCCTCCGCggccgcggccgccgccgcctcccCTTCGCCTGGCTCTTTCCATCTTCAGCTGCAAGTGACAAACAGACAcacggggtggggtgggggaggggtgttgAGAACAATCGCAGACGCCCCTCGGCCTggccgcccccgccgccgcccgcgACCCCCACGCCCGGCCCGGCTCCCCCGGCGCCGCAGCGCGGGGCTCCAGCTCCTGCCGGCCGGTTGGCGGCCGCCGCTCTGGCTCTGCCCGCGCTCCCCGCATCCCTCTGCCGCCCCCGGGGCCGCTCCCGCACGCCGCCGCCGCCCGTCCCGCGTTCCGCGACCCCGGGTCCCCAGCCGGCGGGCACTCACATCATCTCTGCCATCACCGCCGCCGCCGATGCCCTTCACgaccaccgccgccgccgccgccagctCTCGGCCCCTCTGCTGCAGCCGCCGCAGCCGCCGCCCCCCGCCTCctcccccgccgccgccgctcgCACTGCCCCCCGCCGGAGCAGCCGGGCAGGGGCATCGCCCGCGGCGCCCACCGCCGCCGCCCCTCCTGCGGCCGCTGCGGGGGCCGCTGCCGGGCTTCGGACACCGGCCCCACACCCgcgaggaggggaggggaggggaggcggggAGAGCGACGGCGGGGTCGGGCGGTGGACCCCGCCTCCCCCGGCACAGGCGGCTGAGGGGAAGAGGGGGTCTCCGCTCTTCCTCAGTGCACGCCCTGACGGAAGCCTGGTGCGTGGGGTGCAACGGGAGTGCGAGGGGACTGGACAGGTGTGAAGAGGTGCGAACGAGGACCAGGTAGAGGGAGTGTTCTCACTTCTCCGGATTCCACCGGGATGCGGGACTCTGGCGGCCCAGCGGCACCTGCAAAGAGACTACACTTCCCGAGGAGCTCAGCGGCAGTGAGGGCCTCCGCGCATGCGTACCGCGGCGCGCTGGGCGGGGCTGGATGGGCTGTGGTGGGAGGGCTGCAGCGCCGCGCGAAAGGCGAGCCGGGCCGGGGGCGGGGAAAGGGGTGGGGCAGGAGCGGGGGCGGGGACGGGGCTGGAGGGGCGGGTCGGGTCGGTCTCCCGAAGCTGATGTGTACTATGTGCGCCGGGGACGCGCCGGCGTGTACTGTGCAGCGCGGGAATGAAGTTTGCTGATTTGGTGTCTAGCCTGGATGCTTGGGTTGCAGGCCCTGCTTGTGGTGGCGCTCCACAGTCATCCGGCTGAAGGAGAAGACCTGTTGGACTTTATCTTCTCAGGGTAAAGTGTCTTCCCATTTCCGTTTTGCCAGCTCGGTGCCCCGGCTATCTATCGTGCTAGGCTTCTGAGACACGTGGAGGTGCTTAGGCCCGCGGAGCAGGCCCCTGGGCTGTGTTTGGGAGATTCCGGAAAAAACAGACATTCtacctttccctttcccctcGGGAGCAGCCAGGAAAGGCGTCTGTCGGAGCTTCCGCCATTCAAAAAGTGCTTCCCCGCCACTCCCGGCCCCAGCCTGATGTTTACCCTGCGCGCTTAGGTTGCTGTCTTTCTGGTACGGCCTTATGGCAGAAATTGAGCCACTCCAGGTCTGCACAGTAAAGTCGAGGGAAATAACCTACTGTCTATGATTTAGCAAGTGATGATGGATATTTTTGAGTTCAAATCGCTCAGTCCttaatggattttcttttttttcctagttgAATGTCAGTTGTTCTCCGGCTAGGTTTGATATGAAAAATACTACTCCCTGTTGAAGAGGGTGATATCATTCTTAGGATGCTAATACAGGAGTCTGTAAGTCGGAGTACTTCAGGCTTTTTATGGTTTGGTACATTTCTTTTTAGGGGTGGAAGTTTGGGATAAGTAGGACAGTTCAGATCTTGATGTCATTGAATAGTGGTGTCGACCTAAAAGGAAGAGGCCGGggcacaaaattttaatttaaagtgtTTACTTTAGCCAAAATGAGGGCAGTTGCCCAGGACTCATATCCCAGTTGCCTTGGGGCGTGCTCCTTCAGCCCTTGGTTGCAAGCAGATTTTTAAAGGCGAAGGGAAGGAGTGGGCTGAGACAAAGCTGGTCAGGAATTGTTATTGGTTTACAGAGATACCATTGCTTGGTGATTGGCTGTACACTGTAACTCATAGGGTATGAGTTATCGTGTCCAGCATATGGCGTTTTATGGCTACTTGGTACCAGCCTAGAGCACACATAGCAGGTGGGCTTTAAGAGATAATTATCCAGCTCAAGCAGGGAGTGAGATGGGACTGTTTTTTCATTCTaatgcctctctgggcctgataatttaAAGGGGCTTCCATTCTTcagctaaaattttattttctacttttttttaccCACAGTGGTCTCCCTTTATTAatccaacaaatgtttattaggGACTGCTCTAGGCACTAGAGATACCAAGAATGAACAGAATAGACAAACATCTCTCTCCttttggagcttacattttagtggacagagacaggcaaaaaataaaatgtgtagggTGACATaaggtgaaaatggaaattaaaaaggaaagggagatgaagagtgtgtgtgtgttgggggtggagggCTGTAGGGAGCTGCAGTTGTACAATAAGTGGTCAGGGAAGACCACACTGAGAAGGGAATTTTTGAGTCCAGAGCTCAAGGAAGTGAGAGAACTTACCTTGAGGCTCTCTGGAGGAGAAgaaagtgcaaaggccctgggggaACCTGCCTCTTTATATTCAGAGAGCAACTTAAGAGGCCTAGTGAGCTGGAGCCCAGCGGAGAGGAGGTCAGAGGTCAGGCCAGAAAGGGAACGGGACCAGAATATGTAGGACTTTATGGGCTATATTGAAAATTTGGGCTTTCATTCTGAGGGAGATGGGAAGCTGTTGGAGAGTTGTTAGGGAAACGTGATCTGAATTATGTTTctaaaaaattgtggtaagatATCATAAAATTTGCCATATTAACCATTTTTAGGTGCAGTTTAGTGACATTAATTACACTCATCATGTTGTGAAATCATCACCACGGCTATTTCCAAGACTTTAATGACTTCAGACAGAAACTGTAACTTTTAAGCACTAACTCCCCATTGCCTCATCCACCCAGCCCTTAGTGACTTGAAATGTACATTCTTCCTCtacaaatttgcctattctagatattctacataagtggaatcatataatatttgtcttttttgtatctGGCAAATTCCacttagcattcttttttttttttttttaaacagctttattgggaTAGAATTAATATAGCATAtggttcacccatttaaagtgtgcaatACAATGGTTTTTAGTTTGTCTTCAGAGTTGTACAGCCTTTATCACTATCACctttagaactttttcatcacccaAAAGAGAAACTCCATAACCATTAGTACTCAATCCCACCTGCCTTCCTAGGCAATCACTTACctatttttttgtctctatgtAGCTATCAAACCCTATAacattccttctatctaactgtatttttgtactcattaacaacctctcttcattcccaccacccacccaccccagcctctggtaatcaccattctacttacTACCTCAGTGACAtcaaattttttagctcccacatataagtgagaacatgcgatatttgtctttacgtgcctggcttatttcacttaacagaatgtcttccagttccattcatgttgctgcaaatgacaggatttcattgtttattatggcttaataatattccattattgatgtatatcacattttctttatccactcatctgttgatggacagttagCTTGATTCCATATTCTGGCTATTGTTGAATAGTGCTGCGggaaacatggaagtgcagatagctctttgacatactgatttcatttcccttACATATATACCCACTAGTGGATTTGCTGGACTCGCTTGTAGTTCTACGTTtaatattttgagttatttccaTAAtggtagtaatttacattcccaccaacagtgaggaaggagttcccttttctccacatcctcgccaatacttatcttttgtctttttggtaatagccattctaacaggtgtgaggtgatatctcattgtaattttgatttacatttccatgaTGGTTATTGATGAGCAATGTTTAATATACCTGTTGGTTatttgtatatctccttttgagaaatgtctattcaggtcttttgctctttttttaaatactttttttttttttttttgctattgagttgtttgacatccttaaacattttggaaattaacGTCTTATcaaatgtatagtttgcaaatattttatccgaTTCTGTAGATTCTGTCTTCACTCTGTTGAATTTGCTATGCAgagaagcattttattttgatgtaattcctttgtctatttttgcttttgttgcctttgcttttgaggtcatatccaaaaaaatcattgcccagaccagcggtccccaacctttttggtaccaagGACTGGTTTCATCAAAGGCAATTTTTCCATCGACAGGGGggaggggatggtttcaggatgattcaaatgcatttcatttattgtgcactttgtttctattattattacattgtaatatataatgaaataattatacaattcactgtaatgtagaatcagtgggagccctgagcttgttttcctgaaaCTTGAGGGTCCTATCTGGGAGttatgggagacagtgacagattatAAGGCATTAGGTTCTCCTAAGGAGtgtacaacctagatcccttgcatgtgcaatTCACCGTAGGGTTTGcgctcttatgagaatctaatgccactgctgatgtGACaggggaggtggagctcaggaatGTGGAGGagctgtaaataaaaatgaagcttCGCAtgcttgcctgctgctcacctagTGCtttgtggcctggttcctaacaggccacgaaCTGGTACTGATCTGTGGCCCAAGGGTTGGAAACCGCTAGCCCTGACCAATGTTAGGGAgcttttttcctgtgttttcttcaagtggtttcatggttttaggtcttacatttaagtctttaatccattttgagttgattctaTATGTGGTGAGAGATGATTGActactttcattcttttgcatatggttatccagttttcccaacaccatttattgaagagcctGACCTTTCCCCATTGTGGGTTCTTGgctcttttgtcaaaaatcagttggctataaatgtgtggttttatttcttgggtctctattctgttttattatctgtgtgtctctttatgccagtactgtgctgttttgattactagagtttagtatattttgaagtcaggtagtgtgatacctctagctttgttcttttagctcaagattgctttggctattcagggtcttttgtaaGGATAATGTTTTCAGTGTCCacccatgttgtggcatgtatcagaactcgatttctttttatgactgaatgatattccactgtttatattatatatatgccatatttgtttattcatatgttgatggacacttaggttgtttccaccttttggctgttgtgaataatgctattattaacattggtgtacaagaatctgtttgagtttttgttttcaattcttttgggaaTATAGCTACGAGTGGacttgctgggtcatgtggtaagcTTTTGGTTTAGCTTTTTAAGGAACTGCTAAAACTGGTTTTCCATGGgagcagtgtacaagtgttccagTTCTCCGTATACTCACcaaaaattaatttcctttttaaaaaaattatagctatCCTGGTAGGTGGTGGGAAGTGGTATCTtagtgtggttttgttttgtatttctttaatgactaatgatgttgagaatcttttaatgtgcttattggccattatatatcttctttggggaactGTCTATTAAGtcctttgccattttttatttgagtttttttttttcttttgaattgtaggagatctttatatattttgaatattaaacccTTATTGGATATaagatttgcaaataatttctcccattttgtgggttttcTTCACTTTTTGATATTGTTCTTTGattcacttttacatttttatagagtccagtttatctattttttcttttgttgcctatgcttttggtgtcatacctaATTCCCAAATCCAAGGCCATGAAGATTTtctgccatgttttcttttaatagttttatagttttagtttttctattggcgttttgagttaattcttatatattattttgatacattttaagttatttttgtatatggtgtgaggtaggggtccagcttcactcttttgcatatggatatccagttgtcctagCACCACCTGTTGAAGAGTATTCTTTCCCCACTGAATGgacttggcacccttgtcaaaaatcaattggtcgtaaatgtatggatttacttctggaatttcaattctattctattttatttatatttctgtctttatgcctctaccacactgttttgattactgtagctttgtagtaagtttagAAATTAGGAAACATGAGCCTTCcaagtttattcttctttttcaagattatattggctatttggggtccctTGCAATTCTGAATTTGAGGATcaccttttccatttctgcagaaAAGccttttgatagggattgcattgaatctgtaggtaactttgggtagtattgacatcttaacaatatcaagTCTTTCTAtgcatgaacatgggatgtctttccagtTATtggtgttttctttaatttctttcagcagcgttctgtagttttcagagtacacgtttttcacctccttggttaaatttattccttggtattttattcttttagctgCTATTGTAAATGCAGTTACTTTCTTACTTtcctttcagattgttcatttcTGGTGTATAACAACAGCTGATATTTCAGTGTTGATGTTGTACTCTGAAACTTTGTTGAATTTACTTATTAGATCTAGTAGCTTTCTTTGAGATTTTTATATGGGATTATGTCATCTGTatatagagatagttttacttcttcctgtcCATTAtggttgctttttatttcttttccatgtcGAATTTCTTTGGCTAGAACTTCAATAGGATATTGAAaagcagtggtgaaagtgggtatctTTGTCGTGCTTCCTATCTTAGGtggaaagctttcagtcttttaccattaagtatggtgttagctgtgggttttcataaatgccctttatcatgttgaggaaaTACGCTTTTATTCCTAGTTGtctgagtttttatcatgaaattatgttggattttgtcaaatgccttttctgtgtcaattgagatgatcatgtgatatTTTGCCTCCCTTATCTTAATGTAATGTGTTATATTGATTAATTTTCTTATACTGAACCACCCTTGCCTTTCTGGGGTAAATTTCAGTAGCTCATGTTATATAGTCCTTTAAATTGAGTTATCTTGTAATGGAATCACTGCTGCTGTTTTGAGCATAGACCAGACAGAAAAGCAGGTAAAAGGTAATATGGCTTGAACCAGCGTTGTAGCAGCGGAAGTGGTGAGAGGAGGTAGAATTCTGGCTTTGTTTTGAAGATAGAACCAACAGTATTTGCTGACAGATTAGATGCAGAATGTGAAAGGAGGAGATGAGTCAGGATGAATCCAAGGCTTTTGGCATGAGCAACCAGAAAGATGTAGGTGACTTACTAAGATGGGAAATATACAAAAGGAGCAGTTTGGGGAAACTATATCTGTTGAGTGGAATATGCCAATTAGAGATTCAAATATCCAGTAAATAATTGGCTATCAAAGTTTGAAGTTAAGAGGAATGGTCTAGGCTATTTATATAACTTTGGAAGTTTTGTGTATAACAGCTAATTTAAAAGCCAGCAGACTGACTGTGCTCTCTAAGAGAGTGAGTGCAGAGGGAGAAGAGAACAGGTCTGTGACTTGTATCCTGGAATGCTGTAATGTTTAGAGATTAGGGAGGTAAGAAGGAGCAGCAAGCAGAGTATACTGAAAAGGGGTTGTTACTGATATAGATGGAGACTCAAGAATTATCACAGAGGCCTGGTAAAGTGTTTCAAGAAGATGGGTGTGATTAATTGTGTCACTTACTGCTGGTGCATTGACTCAGATGAGAGTTGAGAATTGGCTATAGGATTTGACAACATAAAAGTCATTAGAAACCTTGACATGAGCCCTTTTAGTGGAGCGGAGTGGTTACAGTGGGT from the Papio anubis isolate 15944 chromosome 8, Panubis1.0, whole genome shotgun sequence genome contains:
- the PURG gene encoding purine-rich element-binding protein gamma isoform X1, which encodes MERARRRGGGGGRGRGGKNVGGSGLSKSRLYPQAQHSHYPHYAASATPNQAGGAAEIQELASKRVDIQKKRFYLDVKQSSRGRFLKIAEVWIGRGRQDNIRKSKLTLSLSVAAELKDCLGDFIEHYAHLGLKGHRQEHGHSKEQGSRRRQKHSAPSPPVSVGSEEHPHSVLKTDYIERDNRKYYLDLKENQRGRFLRIRQTMMRGTGMIGYFGHSLGQEQTIVLPAQGMIEFRDALVQLIEDYGEGDIEERRGGDDDPLELPEGTSFRVDNKRFYFDVGSNKYGIFLKVSEVRPPYRNTITVPFKAWTRFGENFIKYEEEMRKICNSHKEKRMDGRKASGEEQECLD
- the PURG gene encoding purine-rich element-binding protein gamma isoform X2; this encodes MERARRRGGGGGRGRGGKNVGGSGLSKSRLYPQAQHSHYPHYAASATPNQAGGAAEIQELASKRVDIQKKRFYLDVKQSSRGRFLKIAEVWIGRGRQDNIRKSKLTLSLSVAAELKDCLGDFIEHYAHLGLKGHRQEHGHSKEQGSRRRQKHSAPSPPVSVGSEEHPHSVLKTDYIERDNRKYYLDLKENQRGRFLRIRQTMMRGTGMIGYFGHSLGQEQTIVLPAQGMIEFRDALVQLIEDYGEGDIEERRGGDDDPLELPEGTSFRVDNKRFYFDVGSNKYGIFLKVSELTNYPKSRENINLFHCCQIKHKEQPHDTTKTVEE
- the PURG gene encoding purine-rich element-binding protein gamma isoform X3 is translated as MERARRRGGGGGRGRGGKNVGGSGLSKSRLYPQAQHSHYPHYAASATPNQAGGAAEIQELASKRVDIQKKRFYLDVKQSSRGRFLKIAEVWIGRGRQDNIRKSKLTLSLSVAAELKDCLGDFIEHYAHLGLKGHRQEHGHSKEQGSRRRQKHSAPSPPVSVGSEEHPHSVLKTDYIERDNRKYYLDLKENQRGRFLRIRQTMMRGTGMIGYFGHSLGQEQTIVLPAQGMIEFRDALVQLIEDYGEGDIEERRGGDDDPLELPEGTSFRVDNKRFYFDVGSNKYGIFLKLTNYPKSRENINLFHCCQIKHKEQPHDTTKTVEE